In Nocardioides sp. JQ2195, a genomic segment contains:
- a CDS encoding DUF58 domain-containing protein yields MTTHLTRVKARMSIHAHRKVRGLLEGEYASMHTGRSLDFNDLREYVRGDDVKDIDWKASARSRALLVKRYAAARKHTILLVASTGRSMAAMNDLDVPKRDLSVMVAGVVGYLAVRHGDRVGLAWGDAAVQHQLPAASGELNLENRLASIHDNTLPTSAPSDLLGLLDHVARTVRRRTILVVISDEYTIDRELSAMLRRLAVQHEVLFVSIGDLDPTSMEVNQRLVDIDSGQVIPEWARRDTRLRQEYASMLAGQADGMRRELDGLGIIHQTVHDDASAIRAVLKLLERHRHAGRR; encoded by the coding sequence ATGACCACCCACCTGACGCGGGTCAAGGCCCGCATGTCGATCCACGCACACCGCAAGGTGCGCGGGCTGCTCGAGGGCGAGTACGCCTCGATGCACACGGGTCGCAGCCTGGACTTCAACGACCTGCGCGAGTACGTGCGCGGCGACGACGTGAAGGACATCGACTGGAAGGCCTCGGCGCGCAGCCGGGCCCTGCTCGTCAAGCGGTACGCCGCGGCACGCAAGCACACCATCCTGCTGGTCGCCTCGACCGGCCGGAGCATGGCCGCGATGAACGACCTCGACGTCCCCAAGCGGGATCTCTCGGTGATGGTGGCCGGGGTCGTGGGCTACCTCGCTGTCCGCCACGGCGACCGGGTGGGGTTGGCGTGGGGTGACGCGGCGGTCCAGCACCAGCTGCCGGCGGCGAGTGGTGAGCTGAACCTGGAGAACCGCCTGGCCTCGATCCACGACAACACGCTGCCCACCTCCGCGCCCTCCGACCTGTTGGGCCTCCTCGACCACGTCGCGCGCACCGTGCGTCGACGCACGATCCTGGTGGTGATCTCCGACGAGTACACGATCGACCGGGAGCTGTCCGCGATGCTGCGGCGGCTCGCGGTGCAGCACGAGGTGCTCTTCGTCTCGATCGGAGACCTCGACCCGACCAGCATGGAAGTGAACCAGCGGCTGGTCGACATCGACTCCGGCCAGGTGATCCCCGAGTGGGCGCGTCGCGACACGCGGCTGCGCCAGGAGTATGCCTCCATGCTCGCCGGCCAGGCCGACGGCATGCGCCGCGAGCTCGACGGGCTGGGCATCATCCACCAGACCGTGCACGACGACGCGAGCGCGATCCGTGCCGTGCTCAAGCTCCTCGAGAGGCACCGTCATGCCGGGCGCCGATGA
- a CDS encoding VWA domain-containing protein, producing MELKWSWLPLVLGAIVLVWLVIWFFPTPFRSTPRDAVLVAHAQRLRRIPRFRALARRRELEMLLRVVAVLFLIGGSIFLSSRLTSTKTHQPEVSNRDIMLCLDVSGSMTSYDEQLVREFREIAEGLDGERIGLTIWSGVAVTVFPLTDDYEFVIEQLDQSAEKLAAYDYNFTAGTYLGDDRGSLISDGLVSCVDRFDRPDEERGRAIVLASDNDPQGKPIFKLPEAADYAAEKDVVVYGLGTPGMTYDPGATAGFQDVVDKTGGSLKIMGEDGSAAEIAQGINDLEAARSKEPARVSVLDEPGTGAALVTAGVVLVVLTGIRRRS from the coding sequence ATGGAGCTGAAGTGGTCCTGGCTGCCACTGGTCCTGGGCGCGATCGTCCTGGTGTGGTTGGTGATCTGGTTCTTCCCGACCCCGTTCCGCAGCACCCCACGCGACGCCGTGCTGGTCGCCCACGCCCAACGCCTGCGCCGCATCCCTCGCTTCCGGGCACTGGCACGACGGCGTGAGCTCGAGATGTTGCTCCGCGTGGTTGCCGTGCTCTTCCTGATCGGGGGCAGCATCTTCCTGAGCTCGCGACTGACCTCGACGAAGACCCACCAGCCCGAGGTGAGCAACCGCGACATCATGCTGTGCCTCGACGTCTCCGGGTCGATGACGTCGTACGACGAGCAGCTGGTCCGCGAGTTCCGCGAGATCGCCGAGGGCCTCGACGGGGAACGGATCGGCCTGACCATCTGGAGCGGTGTCGCGGTGACCGTGTTCCCGCTGACCGACGACTACGAGTTCGTGATCGAGCAGCTCGACCAGTCCGCGGAGAAGCTGGCTGCCTACGACTACAACTTCACCGCGGGCACGTATCTCGGTGACGACCGCGGGTCCCTCATCAGCGACGGCCTCGTGTCGTGCGTGGACCGCTTCGACCGGCCCGACGAGGAGCGCGGCCGTGCCATCGTGCTCGCCTCCGACAACGACCCGCAGGGCAAGCCGATCTTCAAGCTCCCCGAGGCGGCTGACTACGCCGCCGAGAAGGACGTCGTCGTCTACGGGCTCGGAACTCCGGGGATGACGTACGACCCCGGTGCCACGGCAGGCTTCCAGGACGTGGTCGACAAGACCGGGGGAAGCCTGAAGATCATGGGCGAGGACGGGTCCGCCGCCGAGATCGCGCAAGGCATCAACGACCTCGAGGCCGCCCGGAGCAAGGAACCCGCTCGGGTGAGCGTGCTCGACGAGCCCGGCACGGGGGCCGCGCTGGTCACTGCCGGAGTCGTCCTCGTCGTCCTGACCGGGATCAGGAGGCGCTCATGA
- a CDS encoding glycosyltransferase family 1 protein, whose amino-acid sequence MRTRRSSNDNLVTLARADRRDAAPRASATTTARHRADSAHPAPTATTGHLRVLVVAESFLPQINGVTNSVRRVLEHLATQGHDARLIAPTGPTSYAGFPVVTVRGARLPFYKEFRIGLESRRRLRLEMERFRPDVVHIASPATLGHQAAKAAKELGIPTVAIYQTDLVGFAAQYDVPGGARAMATLTRRIHLGVDRTLAPSSASLRQLEELRVPGLGLWPRGVDLEQFDPRHRSPQLREELAPDGELLVGYVGRLAAEKELDLLTHLDHIDGIRVVIVGGGPEEQNLRRLLPGAAFLGVLHGEELGAAYASLDVFVHTGRHETYCQSAQEALASGVPVVAPRSGGPIDVVHDSAGFLYEPGNGLELRADVARLVNDPVLRRRMQLAARRSVENRSWRAVNERLVQHYRDVIETRAGHDRNSTQGVRRLGVAS is encoded by the coding sequence ATGCGCACTCGCCGCAGCTCCAACGACAACCTGGTCACCCTGGCCCGCGCTGACCGGCGCGACGCCGCACCTCGTGCGTCCGCGACCACCACCGCGCGTCACCGAGCCGACAGCGCCCACCCAGCACCCACCGCCACGACCGGACACCTTCGGGTTCTCGTCGTGGCGGAGTCGTTCCTGCCGCAGATCAACGGCGTCACCAACTCCGTGCGCCGGGTGCTCGAGCACCTGGCCACGCAGGGACATGACGCGCGACTGATCGCGCCGACCGGCCCGACGTCGTACGCCGGCTTCCCGGTGGTCACCGTCCGCGGGGCCCGGTTGCCGTTCTACAAGGAGTTCCGGATCGGCCTGGAATCGCGGCGCCGACTGCGTCTCGAGATGGAGAGGTTCCGCCCTGATGTCGTGCACATCGCCTCGCCCGCGACCCTGGGCCACCAGGCAGCCAAGGCCGCGAAGGAACTCGGCATCCCGACCGTTGCGATCTACCAGACCGACCTGGTCGGCTTCGCCGCGCAGTACGACGTACCCGGTGGTGCGCGGGCGATGGCGACGCTGACCCGCAGGATCCACCTGGGCGTGGACCGCACGTTGGCGCCGTCGAGCGCCAGCCTGCGCCAGCTCGAGGAGCTGCGAGTGCCCGGGCTGGGCCTGTGGCCGCGCGGCGTCGACCTCGAGCAGTTCGACCCGCGGCACAGGTCGCCGCAGCTGCGCGAGGAGCTCGCGCCCGATGGTGAGCTGCTGGTCGGCTACGTCGGACGCCTGGCTGCCGAGAAGGAGCTCGACCTGCTCACCCACCTCGACCACATCGACGGCATCCGGGTGGTGATCGTCGGTGGGGGACCGGAGGAGCAGAACCTGCGGCGACTGCTGCCCGGTGCGGCGTTCCTCGGCGTCCTCCACGGCGAGGAGCTCGGGGCGGCGTACGCCTCCCTCGACGTCTTCGTGCACACCGGTCGTCACGAGACCTACTGCCAATCGGCCCAGGAGGCGTTGGCCTCCGGAGTCCCCGTCGTGGCGCCGCGCTCGGGTGGCCCGATCGACGTGGTCCACGATTCCGCGGGCTTCCTCTACGAACCCGGCAACGGGCTGGAGCTGCGGGCCGACGTCGCCCGCCTGGTCAATGACCCGGTCCTGCGCCGGCGCATGCAGCTGGCTGCGCGACGCAGCGTCGAGAACCGCTCGTGGCGGGCCGTCAACGAGCGACTCGTGCAGCACTACCGCGACGTCATCGAGACCCGAGCAGGCCACGACCGGAACAGCACCCAGGGCGTACGTCGACTCGGCGTCGCCAGCTGA
- a CDS encoding MoxR family ATPase gives MSITPRTIEPVELTKAKGILDEVSTAFSKKVVGQEQLRTSLMVAMMAEGHILLESVPGLAKTLAASTLAKAVRADFARIQCTPDLLPSDIIGTQVYDPRNHVFETQLGPVHANFVLLDEINRASAKTQSAMLEAMQERQTSIAGEIHPLPSPFMVLATQNPIEEEGTYVLPQAQMDRFLLKEVVDYPTDHEELEVLDRYDSGALGTGSTVASVVTPEQVGYLQRLVERVYVDPVIKRYIVALVQATRETEKVLGPENGRYVEIGASPRGTIAFYQVSRALALLAGRNHVIPEDVRHLRHAILRHRIHLNFEALAERVRPEMVIDAVFAAVPSP, from the coding sequence ATGTCGATCACCCCCCGCACCATCGAGCCTGTCGAGCTGACCAAGGCCAAGGGGATCCTCGACGAGGTCTCCACCGCCTTCTCCAAGAAGGTCGTCGGCCAGGAGCAGCTGCGCACCTCGCTGATGGTGGCGATGATGGCCGAGGGGCACATCCTGCTCGAGAGCGTGCCCGGACTGGCCAAGACCCTGGCTGCCTCGACACTGGCCAAGGCGGTGCGCGCCGACTTCGCCCGCATCCAGTGCACTCCTGACCTGCTGCCCAGCGACATCATCGGCACCCAGGTCTACGACCCGCGCAACCACGTGTTCGAGACCCAGCTCGGGCCGGTGCACGCCAACTTCGTGCTGCTCGACGAGATCAACCGGGCCAGCGCGAAGACCCAGTCGGCGATGCTGGAGGCGATGCAGGAGCGGCAGACCTCGATCGCGGGCGAGATCCACCCGCTGCCCTCGCCCTTCATGGTGCTGGCCACCCAGAACCCCATCGAGGAGGAGGGCACCTACGTCCTCCCGCAGGCCCAGATGGACCGCTTCCTCCTCAAGGAGGTCGTCGACTACCCGACCGACCACGAGGAGCTGGAGGTGCTCGACCGCTACGACAGTGGTGCGCTCGGCACCGGCAGCACCGTCGCCTCGGTGGTCACGCCGGAACAGGTGGGCTACCTGCAGCGCCTCGTCGAGCGGGTCTACGTCGACCCGGTGATCAAGCGCTACATCGTGGCCCTGGTGCAGGCCACCCGTGAGACCGAGAAGGTGCTCGGCCCGGAGAACGGGCGCTATGTCGAGATCGGCGCGAGCCCGCGAGGCACGATCGCGTTCTACCAGGTGTCGAGGGCCCTGGCCCTGCTCGCCGGGCGCAACCACGTGATCCCCGAGGACGTGCGCCACCTGCGCCACGCGATCCTGCGCCACCGCATCCACCTCAACTTCGAGGCGCTCGCCGAGCGGGTCAGGCCGGAGATGGTCATCGACGCCGTCTTCGCCGCTGTCCCGTCTCCCTGA
- a CDS encoding vWA domain-containing protein → MSVLEISFRPMAPGWLVGAGAAVLLVLVIFFLVRRPGERWGWTVRALMLLALVGILVRPGYGEVKSSAKTADLEILVVVDRTTSMSALDWNGDQRRLDGVRTDMKELTRAFPGARFSLMTFGRFVRTELPFSSDSGAFLAAVDTIQREDIYDGTGSVVDAPLKDMETVLTKAAERNPDRKRIVVFVSDGENTAEGETQDSFEPLDEVVDAGIVLGYGTEAGGKMLRYEDPDYASDSYVHDENYDDALSRLDQENLEKVASEMGVDYQHREEPGGLDTWADGIDHDFTPDDDDVVAQHEVYWMFALGLFGLALVELAIGWRGFHQARREMKGLR, encoded by the coding sequence ATGAGTGTCCTGGAGATCAGCTTCCGGCCGATGGCACCGGGCTGGTTGGTCGGTGCCGGAGCGGCGGTGCTCCTGGTGCTGGTGATCTTCTTCCTGGTCAGGCGTCCGGGGGAGCGCTGGGGCTGGACCGTGCGTGCGCTGATGCTGCTGGCACTGGTCGGCATCCTGGTCCGCCCCGGCTACGGCGAGGTGAAGTCGTCGGCGAAGACCGCCGACCTGGAGATCCTGGTCGTCGTCGACAGGACCACCAGCATGTCGGCCCTCGACTGGAACGGTGACCAACGCCGGCTCGACGGGGTCAGGACGGACATGAAGGAGCTGACCCGTGCGTTTCCGGGAGCCCGGTTCTCACTGATGACCTTCGGACGGTTCGTGCGCACCGAGCTGCCGTTCTCCAGCGACTCCGGGGCGTTCCTCGCGGCTGTCGACACCATCCAGCGCGAGGACATCTACGACGGCACCGGCTCGGTGGTCGACGCCCCGCTCAAGGACATGGAGACGGTGCTCACGAAGGCCGCCGAGCGGAACCCGGACCGCAAGCGCATCGTGGTCTTCGTCAGCGACGGGGAGAACACCGCTGAGGGAGAGACCCAGGACTCGTTCGAGCCCCTCGACGAGGTGGTCGACGCCGGCATCGTGCTCGGCTACGGCACTGAGGCGGGCGGCAAGATGCTGCGCTACGAGGACCCTGACTACGCCAGCGACTCCTACGTGCACGACGAGAACTACGACGATGCCCTCTCGAGGCTCGATCAGGAGAACCTCGAGAAGGTCGCCTCCGAGATGGGCGTGGACTACCAGCACCGGGAGGAACCGGGCGGGCTCGACACGTGGGCCGACGGCATCGACCACGACTTCACACCGGATGACGACGACGTCGTGGCTCAGCACGAGGTCTACTGGATGTTCGCCCTCGGACTCTTCGGCCTTGCCCTGGTCGAGCTGGCCATCGGCTGGCGGGGATTCCACCAGGCCCGACGCGAGATGAAGGGACTGCGATGA
- a CDS encoding UDP-glucose/GDP-mannose dehydrogenase family protein encodes MSVRISVIGTGYLGATHAAGMAELGHDVIGVDTDEAKVRALASGQLPFFEPGLPELIAKHVAPGKLRFTTSLAEAADFADIHFVCVGTPQGESGAADLSHLHAVIDGLVPALGRNTLVVGKSTVPVGTAQSLLPRIAALAPSGVDVEVAWNPEFLREGHAVHDTLHPNRLVLGVSSPGAEWALRNVYATPIAEGSPVVVSNLPTAELVKVSANAFLATKISFINAMAELCELTGADVASLADALGHDDRIGRKFLGAGLGYGGGCLPKDVRALIARAEELGSGRSVEFLHGVDAINARRRDRVVEEALSVLRTVNGRAFGRVAVLGASFKPLSDDVRDSPALDVARRLSRAGAWVTVYDPQAAVPARSAAPELRYAANAVAACRKADVVLHLTEWAEFRDLDPRRLRDAARGRVLIDGRNSLDPSSWLAAGWDVRTLGTLVTQEPKAGTQPSLVGGRV; translated from the coding sequence GTGAGCGTGCGCATCTCCGTCATCGGCACCGGCTACCTGGGTGCCACCCACGCGGCCGGGATGGCCGAGCTCGGTCACGACGTGATCGGCGTCGACACCGACGAGGCCAAGGTCCGGGCGCTGGCCTCGGGGCAGTTGCCCTTCTTCGAGCCCGGGCTTCCCGAGCTGATCGCCAAGCACGTGGCCCCGGGCAAGCTCCGGTTCACCACCTCCCTGGCCGAGGCAGCCGACTTCGCGGACATCCACTTCGTGTGCGTCGGAACTCCTCAGGGCGAGAGCGGCGCCGCAGACCTGAGTCATCTCCACGCCGTGATCGACGGGTTGGTCCCAGCGCTGGGACGCAACACGCTGGTCGTCGGCAAGTCGACAGTGCCGGTGGGAACAGCGCAGTCGCTGTTGCCACGCATCGCGGCACTGGCCCCCAGTGGGGTGGACGTGGAGGTGGCCTGGAATCCGGAGTTCCTGCGCGAGGGACACGCCGTGCACGACACGCTGCACCCCAACCGGCTGGTCCTCGGCGTGAGCTCGCCCGGGGCCGAGTGGGCGCTGCGCAACGTCTATGCGACCCCGATCGCCGAGGGGTCGCCCGTGGTGGTGAGCAACCTGCCGACGGCCGAGCTGGTCAAGGTCTCGGCCAACGCGTTCCTCGCCACGAAGATCTCCTTCATCAACGCGATGGCGGAGCTGTGTGAGCTGACCGGTGCGGACGTCGCATCACTGGCCGATGCGCTCGGCCACGACGACCGCATCGGTCGCAAGTTCCTCGGAGCCGGACTCGGGTACGGCGGTGGTTGCCTGCCCAAGGACGTGCGAGCGTTGATCGCCCGCGCCGAGGAGCTGGGATCGGGTCGGTCCGTGGAGTTCCTCCACGGAGTCGACGCGATCAACGCCCGGCGTCGCGACCGGGTGGTCGAGGAGGCGTTGTCGGTGCTGCGCACCGTCAACGGCCGGGCCTTCGGACGGGTCGCCGTCCTCGGGGCGTCGTTCAAGCCGCTCTCGGACGACGTGCGCGACTCTCCGGCACTCGACGTGGCCCGCCGACTCAGCCGCGCAGGTGCCTGGGTGACGGTCTACGACCCCCAGGCCGCGGTGCCGGCCCGCTCGGCCGCCCCGGAGCTGCGGTACGCCGCCAACGCGGTCGCCGCCTGTCGCAAGGCCGACGTCGTGCTGCACCTGACGGAATGGGCAGAGTTCCGCGACCTCGACCCACGACGGCTGCGCGACGCCGCACGGGGCCGGGTCCTCATCGACGGGCGCAACTCCCTGGACCCCTCGTCGTGGCTCGCCGCAGGATGGGACGTGCGCACGCTGGGGACGCTGGTCACGCAGGAGCCGAAGGCAGGAACCCAGCCATCTTTGGTGGGTGGGCGGGTTTGA